ATGGACACGTCCGACATATCGTCGTTAAACTTTACGATAGCGTTGTCGGATGTCCCGTACGTGCGTTTATATGCGGCTTTGAGCGCGTTTTCGATGATCGTTTTTACCGAGTCTTCCGAATATCCTTTTTCCTGTATCAACTGACGGATTGCCTCTGCCATTTCCGACATGGAAAACCTCCTAATACTGTCCTCGCAAATTAATAATTAATAAAATACGGTATAAACCGTCTACTGTATAAATTTCGCTTTTGCCATCTCTCCGTACGGCACTGTAACGATTTCTCCTTTTTCCGTTTCCATCGTAAGAACCGTTTCGTCGGCGCTTACGATTTTTCCTCCGATCCAATCGCTTATCTTTTTGCTCCACACGCGCACGGCTCGTCCGACAAACAGAGAAAATTCCGCAGCGTTTTTTACATTGCGGTCGATGCCGGGCGAAGTAAGTTCCATCGATGTATTGTCGGTGCCGAGCAGCGCTTCAAGGCGGGGAAGCAGCGCATGGTGAACGCGCGAACAATCGTTTACGCTTATGTTTTTATCCGGCTCTTTCGGCGCGATGACCGCAAGAATTTTCGTAATCGTTTTTGCCGGAACGATTTTCAATTCGATAAGATGATAGCCCAGCCCTTCCACGAGCGGGGCGCATTCCGAATAATGCGGAATGTCGTCAAATGCAATATACTCCATCTTCTCCCGGTATCAAAAAAAAAGACCCGTGTGTCACGAGTCCATCTTAAAAGATAATTAAAATGTACATCGATATAGTATGATTTTTTTTAAATTCTGTCAAGCGATTCATCGCGCGGTAAGCGTTTTAAAATATGAAAACACAAATAATTTTTTACGGCATTTACGGCAGCGGCCACAGCACACTTTGCAACTTGTTTTCGAACGGTATCCTCAAAGCAAATACAATTCTGCATATTTCGACGAGAATTGACGACAGTGGCTAAAAAAATCCGCTGCAAACATATAAGGGAATCTTTTATGTTCTTTAAAATTTATAATACCGCTGCCCCGTATTATTTTCTTTCATACCCGATACACAGTTCTTTAAAGGCTTTATCCAGCTCAGAGATACTCATAAGAGTATTTGATAAACCCATATAATCGTCTTTTAAACTATCCAAATGCGCTCTTCCGAATAATACGGCAATCCGCTCTTTCAATTCTGCTCGTTTACGGTCGTGTTCTTGAAGAAACCTGCTCATATAAATATTTCTTGCAGCGGCTAGTCGAAAAGAAAAATATTGATGTATTTGTTTTTGCTGTTGATTTAAACCGTTATCTCTAATTGATATGGCATAGCTTTCAATAACACTCGCATCGCCATTCTCATAACGTTTCTTCATAACGACGGATACATCATGATAAATTTGCGTTGACACCGGTACTTTCGTTCGCTCCAAATTTCCCCACATTGAAAATGAGCCTCTTTTATAGTAAATATTTTCAGCTTTCCACGCTTGCAAAAATTCATTTAAATCCATCCTCATACAAGGATATCCGGCCGGATCATGTAAATAGATATCGTTTTCAACTAAATCATATATTGCAACAAAATGATCAACTCCTTTCAAATTCACATGATTAGGGTTGTATGTTAAATACCCCATATCTAACGGACCTGCAATGATAGAACCGTTTTTTAAATAAAATTTCAGCTTTTCTTTAATCATATTTACATTGACTTCATCCGGAGCAGTCAAGAAAAACTCTTCATACTCAAAACCGAGAATTCGTAAACAATTACTAATAGAAATATCAGGTTCGCCATTATCAAAGAAAACTATCGGATGCGCTCGGTCATTATTAACAAAATTCGCCCCATTCCCCATAGCCATTATCGCTTCCAAATATTCCGGATGAAAATCATATCCGTATGAACTTAATGTCATAGCAACCGAATTTGTGTAACACAAGGGAACTTCACCAAAAAATACATTCATACTTATACCTCCGTGTTACAAAGATACTGTACAAATTTCAAAAAAATCAAGACTCTCTTGTAAGGATATTACAAAACGGATATTGTGTAACTGCATTGCAGAGCGGCAGCGCATATTTATAAAGCATTTCATTTTAAAGCGCTTTGTGATAAAATGAAAATTATGGAACACAATATGATTCTTTCCGCGTCGGGCTGGCGCAAAGTTTTCGCAAAATCGGGCGACGAACGGGACACGACGAGCGAAATCGGTTTTGAAAATACGGCGCTCGCCGTCATCGCAGCCGACGTTTTTTTCGATTATATCAGCGCCGCAACGGGGCAGAAAAATCCCGTCATCGTATGCGGTACGGACACGCGCCCGACGGGAGCGGCTGTCGCATCGGCGATCGTGCGTACGCTTCTCGCGCGGAAAGCTATCGTGCGTTATCCCGGCATCGTCGCCGCTCCGGAAATCATGGCGTATGCGCGGAAATTCGACGGCTTTATTTACATCTCCGCAAGCCACAATCCCATAGGCCACAACGGGCTCAAAGTCGGCTTGAACGACGGAGGAGTCGTAAACGCGGAAGAAAACGCAAAGATGGTCAAAGCCTTTACCGAAAAATGCGCCGATAACGACGCGATGCAAAAAGCGGCTGCGCTGCTCAATTCGTGCAGTACCCGCGATGCGGAATGGGTATACGCGGAATCCCCCGGGTGCAAAAAAGATTCGCTTGCCGCATATAAAGCCTTTATCAAAGAAGTCGTCACCGCCCTTCCCGAAGGCGCCGAACAGGATGCGATTTTTTCAAACATCAAAAACGCGGCCGTAAAAGCGCACATCGGCATCGTGTGCGATATGAACGGTTCGGCGCGAACGCTTTCGATCGATAAAGATTTTTTTGCCGAAAACGGCATCGGCTTTTATGCGATAAACGACAAAGCGGGCGCCATCGCGCACGAAATCATCCCAGAACCGGAAAACCTCGTGTGGTGCGCACAAGAGATGGCAAGGCTGCAAGCGGAAGGCAAAAGAGACGCCGTACTCGGTTATATGCCCGACTGCGACGGAGATCGGGGCAATATCGTCTATTGGAATGAAAAACAAAAAAAAGCGCTGCCTCTGAAAGCACAGGAAGTGTTTGCGCTTTCAGTCCTCGCCGAACTCGCATACGCCGACAAGCTCTACGCTGCAAAGAGCGGCTATAAGCCCGCCGTTGCGGTCAACTGTTGCACGTCCATGCGCGTCGACGACATCGCAAAGGCATTCGGCGCAAAAGTTTTTCACGGAGAAGTCGGAGAAGCGAACGTCGTCAATACCGCACGAATCGCTCGTGAAAAGGGCTTTACGGTGCGCATCTGCGGCGAAGGCGGAAACGGAGGGAACATCACGTACCCGTCCGCCGTCCGCGATCCGCTTTCTACGCTGTTCGCAATTATTAAATTATTGACTATGGACGGTTTGTATAAAGCGTGGTGCGAAAAATCGCATCACATATACAAAGAACGCTTTACGCTCACCGACGTTCTCGAAACGCTTCCCGTCTACACGACAACCGGCGTTTCCGAACCCTGCGCCGTACTCCGCCTCAAAACTACAGACAATGCGGCGCTCAAAGGAAAGTTTCAGCGTATTTTCGAGCGCGAATGGAAGTCGAAAAAAGCGGAACTCGAAAAAAAATACGGCATCGTTTCATACGAAGCGGTTTTGACGAACGGAACGAAAGAGACTCGGAACGCTTCCGATTTTTCAAAAAGCGGTAAAGGCGGGCTCCGCATCATCTTTTTCGATAAAGATAAAAATCCGAAATCGTTTATGTGGATGCGAGGTTCGGGTACGGAGCCCGTGTTCCGCATACTCTGCGACGTAAAAGGAGACGCGCACGACGAAGAGCGGATGCTCATCGAATGGGAAACGAAAATGCTTAACGAGGCCGACAAAGCGTAAATGCGGAAAAAGCACGGCGGCGGTATTTTAAAGCGGCGGAAGTGCGGAAGGTTTACTTCGCTTGAAACGCGACATTCCTTGAAACGCGAAATTGAAGCGCTGCGTAAAACCTGCTATACTTGAACGGGGTGTCGCTCCCCCTTCCAAAAGAAAACGGGATCTAAGGGGGCTCTCCCCTTAAAATTTTTTATGGGAGTGTGATATGGAAAGATCGGAAATCTTAAAACGCGCGAATGCGTACATCGCCGAAGAAAAAGACGAAAACTTTCGGAGCGAAGTCGAGGCGCTCATCGCAAAAGACGATATCAAAGAACTCGAAGACAGATTTTATCAATCGCTCGAATTCGGCACGGGCGGACTTCGCGGCATCATGGGAGGCGGAACGAACCGCATGAACCCGCTCGTCATAAACCGCGCAACGCAGGGGCTCGCTTCTTACGTGATCAAAGCTTTTCCCGAAAAGGCAAAGGCGGGCACGCTTTCTGCCGTACTCGCCTACGACAGCCGAAAAAACTCCGACGTATTCGCGGAAGCAGCGGCGTGCATTTTTGCGGCGAACGGCATCAAAGCCTATCTCTTTTCGTCGCTGAGGCCGACGCCCGAACTTTCGTTCGCCGTCCGCACGCTCGGTGCCGACACCGGCGTTATCGTAACGGCTTCCCACAACCCGCGCATCTATAACGGCTACAAAGTGTATTGGAACGACGGCGCGCAAGTGATTCCGCCGCACGACAAGGGTATCATCGGCGAAGTGAACGCCGTCAAAGAAATCAAAACGATGTCGAAAGACGAAGCGATAAAAGCCGGCAAAATCGTCCTCATCGACAAAGACATGGACGAAAAATTCTGGAATATGTGCAAAGCGCAGCTTTTCCGGCCCGATCTCATCAAAGCGCACGCGAAAGACGTCAAAATCGTCTACACTCCGCTTCACGGAACGGGCGGCATGCACGTCGAAAAAGTGCTCGGCGATTTGGGACTCAAAGTGATCACCGTTCCCGAACAGCGCGACCCCGACGGAAACTTTCCGACGGTCGAAAAACCGAATCCCGAAGAAGCGCCTGCGATGAAACTCGCGATTGCGCTCGGCGAAAAAGAAAAAGCCGACTGCATTATGGCAACGGATCCCGACGCCGATCGCTTCGGCTCGGCTTTCCCCGATAAAGACGGAAAATTCGTTTTGATAACGGGCAATCAAATGGGCGCGCTTTTTCTCGAATATATTTTGCTTTCACGGAAAGAACTCGGCAAAATGCCCGAAAAACCCGCTGCCGTCAGAACGATCGTCACCTCTCCGTTTATCGACTACATCTGCAAAAAATACGGCGTCAAAGTTTTCGAATGTTTAACCGGTTTCAAATGGATTGCAGCCGTCGAAGCTTCGATGGAAAAAGACAACTCGGCAAGCTACGTGTTCGGCTTCGAAGAGAGCTACGGTTATAAAATCGAAAAAGAAGTGTTCGACAAAGACGGCATTTCCGCTTCCGCGATGTGCGCGGAGATGACGCTCTATTGGAGGAGCAAGGGCAAAAGCCTCCTCGAACACCTCGACGACATGTATAAAGAATACGGCTACTTCGAAGACAAAACGATCGAACAGTATTTCCCGGGTCCTACGGGCGGAGAAGCGATGCGCGGCATCATGACGAAGCTCAGAAACGAAGGATTGAAGACGCTCGGCGGGAAACGCGTAAAAGAAATTCGCGACATCGAACGGAGCGTTTCGTTCGATCCGGCAAATCCGGCGACGACAAAACCGCTCGATCTTCCGAAAAGCAATGTGCTGCAGTTTTTCCTCGACGACGGAACGATCGTAAGCGCGCGGCCGTCGGGTACGGAGCCGAAAATCAAATTCTACATAAACTGCACGGTTCCCGTTTCAGGCCATAATGACGCGGGCCTTGCACAAGCAAAAAAAGAAGCTGCTCTCCTCCGCGATGCGATCGCTTCGGAAATAAAATCCACACTCGATGCGGCTGCCGAATAAGCTTTTCCGCGATTACAAAAAACTGCTCCGCCTCGTAAACGGCGGGGCGGTTTTTGCGGCGATCGATACCGAAACGACGGGTCTTACTCCCGACACTTGCCGCATCATCGAAATCGGCGCCGTGCTCTTCGATAAAACGGGCGTACTCGACACGTTCGCCTCTCTCGTAAATCCGGGAATCGCTCTGCCCGCTTTTACGAAAGAACTCACGCACATCACCGACGATATGCTTTCCCTCTCTCCGCCCGCATCTTCGGTGCTTCCGGATTTTATCGAATTTATCGGAAGCGCGATCCTCGTCGCACACAACGCGCCTTTCGATTTGCTTTTTATCAATAAAGAATTGGAGCGGAGCGGTATGCCTTCCATGTCGAATAAAGCGATCGATACGCTGAATTTGAGCCGATGGGCATACCCTTCGGCAAAACATCATTCGCTGCAGTACCTCGCAGCCGCTATGGGAATCGATGCGGAAAACGCACACCGCGCATCGGACGATGCGAAAACCTGCCGCAAAATATTTTTACGCTGTTTGAAAGACACAGAATCGGTGCAAAAAAAATAAACGGACGAATTGCGATTTTTAAAAGTTGTGCCGATAAAGCCGTGCTTACGATGCTTCGGTCGGCTCCGCCTCACCGGCGAGTTTTCTCTGCAAACTCGCTGTGTAAATGCAGCAGCCGATTTTTTTGGCCGCGGCCCGAAGCGCTCACCGCCCTTTTAAAAGTTCCGATATCGATGCGAGTGCTCCCGTATCGGGAGAAGAAGCCGCTTTGTTTTCTTTTTGAATCGCTTTGAACACTTCTTCGCGGAACACTTTAACGCTTTTCGGCGCTTCGATCCCGACTTTGACTTGATCGCCGCGGACTTCGATGATCGTAATCGTTATATTGTCGCCGATTTTAATCTGTTCGTCGATTTTACGCGAAAGGATGAGCATTTCACTTTCCTCCGCGTTTTTTAAGCGCGTCGAGTATCGCGTGTTTTGTCGTCCAGCGGCCGTCGCTCAAAATCACCTGCACGCACAGCTTATTTTTTTTGTTGATGACGAGCGGCCCCTGCAAATTTGCGGTAACGGCGCTCCCGTCGGACGGAACGGTGACGACCGCCATAACGATAAGGTCTTCGGGAGAGCGCACGTCGATTTTTTTTAAACTTTCGTCGTCGATGTCCGCTTCGTAATCGTCGCAGATCAAAAACGGATCGATGAGCAAAAACGCAAGGCGCTCGTCGTCGAGGGACTGCAGCCAGATAAGCGGCGCCCATTCCGATTCTATCGTCGCGTATTTTTTATATTCTTCAAAACCGAAAAGCCCTTCGGGAAAAGTAACGATGTGATTTTCTTCGACGCTCTTTACGCCCATCGCCTTTGTCTTAACGTCCATCGAGGCTTACCTCAAATAATCGAGCAGCGTACTCGAATACAAACGCGCGGCCGTACTCAGCGTCGCCTGATGCGTAAAATCCATCATCTTCATATCGGATGCGGCTTTCGTCAAATCGAGATCGCCCTCGCTTGAGATGCGCTGCGTTACGTTGAGCGCGGTTCCCGAATTGCGCTTTACGTTGAGCTCCGCCCGCTCGTATTCGGAACCCGATTTCGCGATTCGTGTGGTCAAATTGTTAAGTCCCTGATCGATCGAACCGAGCACGCGGCCTCCGATCGCTTCGTGGTCGCCCGCCAAAAGCGCATTGCGGAGAGAGATAACCGCATCGAACATGGAACCGCCGGAAGCGCGCACTCCGGCTGCGAGATTGTACGGCGGCTTTTGACTTGCGTCTTTGATAATGCCGAGATCGGCGAGTGCGGAACCCGAAATATCTTCGAGCCACAGCTGCCGCGCGTCCGTTGCGGTAAAGTTCAAAGCGCGAGTTACGGGATCGAGCGTCGCCTTTACCGCAGCTTCGCTGTCGTTTATCTTTGCAATAAGCGAATACACGTTGTCGCCTGCGTTGATTTTGATTTCCGCACCGTCTACGGCGATAACCGAATCTTCCCCCGCTCTCCAGCCGGTTGCATCCCTTGCGCCGAAAATCTGCTGAGGCTCCGCCCAAAAAGTGCGCACGCCCGCGTTGTCCGTCGTCAAATATTTATTTTCGTCGATTTCGACCTGCGTTTCCGAAATGTTTCCGTTATAGCGCACGCCTTCGATAAGCGGCACGCCCGAACCTGCGACATTTCCCATTTCGACGTCGAAGGCCCTCACTTTCGTTTCGGTACCGGCAAAGAGCGAGTTTCCGTCTTCGCCGATCGCATTCGCATTTTGCACGAGCTCTTTTAAAAGTTCGTCGACTTCCGCCGCCATGTTTTTCATATCGTCGCCCGTGTAGATGCCGTTCGCACCGGTAACGGCGAGTTCTCTCACGCGGTGCAACACGTCGA
This Treponema socranskii subsp. buccale DNA region includes the following protein-coding sequences:
- a CDS encoding phosphoglucomutase, translating into MEHNMILSASGWRKVFAKSGDERDTTSEIGFENTALAVIAADVFFDYISAATGQKNPVIVCGTDTRPTGAAVASAIVRTLLARKAIVRYPGIVAAPEIMAYARKFDGFIYISASHNPIGHNGLKVGLNDGGVVNAEENAKMVKAFTEKCADNDAMQKAAALLNSCSTRDAEWVYAESPGCKKDSLAAYKAFIKEVVTALPEGAEQDAIFSNIKNAAVKAHIGIVCDMNGSARTLSIDKDFFAENGIGFYAINDKAGAIAHEIIPEPENLVWCAQEMARLQAEGKRDAVLGYMPDCDGDRGNIVYWNEKQKKALPLKAQEVFALSVLAELAYADKLYAAKSGYKPAVAVNCCTSMRVDDIAKAFGAKVFHGEVGEANVVNTARIAREKGFTVRICGEGGNGGNITYPSAVRDPLSTLFAIIKLLTMDGLYKAWCEKSHHIYKERFTLTDVLETLPVYTTTGVSEPCAVLRLKTTDNAALKGKFQRIFEREWKSKKAELEKKYGIVSYEAVLTNGTKETRNASDFSKSGKGGLRIIFFDKDKNPKSFMWMRGSGTEPVFRILCDVKGDAHDEERMLIEWETKMLNEADKA
- the csrA gene encoding carbon storage regulator CsrA → MLILSRKIDEQIKIGDNITITIIEVRGDQVKVGIEAPKSVKVFREEVFKAIQKENKAASSPDTGALASISELLKGR
- a CDS encoding phospho-sugar mutase yields the protein MERSEILKRANAYIAEEKDENFRSEVEALIAKDDIKELEDRFYQSLEFGTGGLRGIMGGGTNRMNPLVINRATQGLASYVIKAFPEKAKAGTLSAVLAYDSRKNSDVFAEAAACIFAANGIKAYLFSSLRPTPELSFAVRTLGADTGVIVTASHNPRIYNGYKVYWNDGAQVIPPHDKGIIGEVNAVKEIKTMSKDEAIKAGKIVLIDKDMDEKFWNMCKAQLFRPDLIKAHAKDVKIVYTPLHGTGGMHVEKVLGDLGLKVITVPEQRDPDGNFPTVEKPNPEEAPAMKLAIALGEKEKADCIMATDPDADRFGSAFPDKDGKFVLITGNQMGALFLEYILLSRKELGKMPEKPAAVRTIVTSPFIDYICKKYGVKVFECLTGFKWIAAVEASMEKDNSASYVFGFEESYGYKIEKEVFDKDGISASAMCAEMTLYWRSKGKSLLEHLDDMYKEYGYFEDKTIEQYFPGPTGGEAMRGIMTKLRNEGLKTLGGKRVKEIRDIERSVSFDPANPATTKPLDLPKSNVLQFFLDDGTIVSARPSGTEPKIKFYINCTVPVSGHNDAGLAQAKKEAALLRDAIASEIKSTLDAAAE
- a CDS encoding 3'-5' exonuclease, translated to MRLPNKLFRDYKKLLRLVNGGAVFAAIDTETTGLTPDTCRIIEIGAVLFDKTGVLDTFASLVNPGIALPAFTKELTHITDDMLSLSPPASSVLPDFIEFIGSAILVAHNAPFDLLFINKELERSGMPSMSNKAIDTLNLSRWAYPSAKHHSLQYLAAAMGIDAENAHRASDDAKTCRKIFLRCLKDTESVQKK
- a CDS encoding ribosome maturation factor; translation: MEYIAFDDIPHYSECAPLVEGLGYHLIELKIVPAKTITKILAVIAPKEPDKNISVNDCSRVHHALLPRLEALLGTDNTSMELTSPGIDRNVKNAAEFSLFVGRAVRVWSKKISDWIGGKIVSADETVLTMETEKGEIVTVPYGEMAKAKFIQ
- the fliW gene encoding flagellar assembly protein FliW — protein: MDVKTKAMGVKSVEENHIVTFPEGLFGFEEYKKYATIESEWAPLIWLQSLDDERLAFLLIDPFLICDDYEADIDDESLKKIDVRSPEDLIVMAVVTVPSDGSAVTANLQGPLVINKKNKLCVQVILSDGRWTTKHAILDALKKRGGK
- a CDS encoding flagellar hook-associated protein 3 produces the protein MRRVSSQMNNMDVQSNLRLQESRLNKINNQIGSQRRIQELRDDPIAAGHLVRYQSYAARIENFEKNAKTLSELFMQREGYMTNSLDVLHRVRELAVTGANGIYTGDDMKNMAAEVDELLKELVQNANAIGEDGNSLFAGTETKVRAFDVEMGNVAGSGVPLIEGVRYNGNISETQVEIDENKYLTTDNAGVRTFWAEPQQIFGARDATGWRAGEDSVIAVDGAEIKINAGDNVYSLIAKINDSEAAVKATLDPVTRALNFTATDARQLWLEDISGSALADLGIIKDASQKPPYNLAAGVRASGGSMFDAVISLRNALLAGDHEAIGGRVLGSIDQGLNNLTTRIAKSGSEYERAELNVKRNSGTALNVTQRISSEGDLDLTKAASDMKMMDFTHQATLSTAARLYSSTLLDYLR